A window of the Deltaproteobacteria bacterium genome harbors these coding sequences:
- a CDS encoding FAD binding domain-containing protein, producing MLRLPDFTYIRPRTLAEAAGVLQELGAEAMAVAGGTDVYPKMKRGQFTPRYLVSLSGIEEHLGIRREDGRGLWVGAGETLTAVAGHGTVRREFPALAAAAGLVSTLQLRNAGTIGGNLFVDTRCNYYDQSFFWRQAVGFCLKKDGDICLVAPKSRVCLAICSSDTAPVLSSLGAEAVLVGAQGSRQVPLETLYRDDGIDYLAKRPDELLQGVWIPEASFGWRNVYLKLRRRGSFDFPVLGVAAAMRVGAAGSCEAARIVLTAVASAPKVVEDAPRVLCGKPVDDAAIEEAAELAMRVSHPLDNADMDYWYRKRMTRVYVTRALRQLAEAGVTTAGPDAAPV from the coding sequence ATGCTGCGACTTCCCGATTTCACCTACATCCGGCCCCGCACCCTGGCGGAAGCGGCCGGCGTGCTCCAGGAGCTGGGGGCGGAGGCCATGGCCGTGGCCGGCGGCACCGACGTCTACCCCAAGATGAAGCGCGGGCAGTTCACGCCGCGCTACCTGGTGTCGCTGAGCGGGATCGAAGAGCACCTGGGCATCCGCCGGGAAGACGGGCGCGGGCTGTGGGTCGGCGCGGGCGAGACCCTGACCGCGGTGGCCGGACACGGCACGGTGCGCCGGGAGTTTCCCGCCCTGGCCGCGGCGGCGGGTCTGGTGTCGACGCTGCAACTCCGCAACGCCGGCACCATCGGCGGCAACCTGTTCGTGGACACCCGCTGCAACTACTACGACCAGTCGTTCTTCTGGCGCCAGGCCGTGGGCTTCTGCCTCAAGAAGGACGGGGACATCTGCCTGGTGGCGCCCAAGAGCCGCGTGTGCCTCGCCATCTGCTCCTCGGACACCGCGCCGGTGCTGAGCAGCCTGGGCGCCGAGGCGGTGCTGGTGGGCGCCCAGGGCAGCCGCCAGGTTCCGCTGGAAACCCTTTACCGCGACGACGGCATCGACTACCTCGCCAAGCGGCCCGACGAGCTGCTGCAAGGGGTGTGGATCCCGGAGGCGTCGTTCGGCTGGCGCAACGTCTACCTCAAGCTGCGGCGCCGGGGCTCCTTCGACTTCCCCGTGCTGGGGGTTGCCGCGGCCATGCGGGTGGGAGCGGCGGGGAGCTGTGAGGCGGCCCGGATCGTGCTGACCGCGGTGGCGTCGGCGCCCAAGGTCGTGGAGGATGCGCCCCGGGTGCTTTGCGGCAAGCCCGTGGACGACGCGGCCATCGAGGAAGCGGCGGAGCTGGCCATGCGCGTGTCCCATCCACTGGACAACGCGGACATGGATTACTGGTATCGCAAGCGCATGACCCGCGTGTACGTGACGCGCGCGCTGCGGCAACTCGCGGAGGCCGGCGTGACGACCGCCGGCCCGGATGCGGCCCCCGTTTGA
- a CDS encoding phenylacetate--CoA ligase family protein: MDRLNGMLDEVLRTNRFYRCKLEGGVERPLEGLQQFSELPFTTKQELVDDQLGHPPFGTDLTYPLERYVRVHQTSGTTGRSMYWLDTEASWDWWGECWKAVLGAAGVGSEDRIFFPFSFGPFVGFWSGWEGARKVGALAISGGGQSTQQRLKSLMDYGATVLVCTPTYALHMAAEARRAGMDLARDSAVRVTVHAGEPGASIASTKQRIEEAWGARCFDHTGATEVGAFGFACEALAAGVHVNEDEFIAEVVDPESGAPLPAGARGELVLTNLGRVGSPVIRYRTGDLVEPRRGTCACGRDSLVLQGGVLGRVDDMVVVRGVNVFPSAVEGIVRRFPEVEEFRVDVVQSEGMAELKITVEPGAAGAPAGLGEGVVESVRDNLHIRPAVEVVAPGTLPRFELKARRFFRS, from the coding sequence TTGGACAGGCTCAACGGCATGCTCGACGAGGTGCTCCGGACCAACCGGTTCTACCGTTGCAAGCTCGAAGGGGGCGTTGAACGGCCTCTCGAGGGATTGCAACAGTTCTCGGAGCTGCCGTTTACCACCAAGCAGGAGTTGGTGGACGACCAGCTCGGGCACCCGCCGTTCGGTACCGACCTGACCTATCCGCTGGAGCGCTACGTGCGCGTGCACCAGACCTCGGGCACCACGGGGCGGTCCATGTACTGGCTGGATACCGAGGCGTCGTGGGACTGGTGGGGCGAGTGCTGGAAGGCGGTGCTGGGGGCGGCCGGGGTGGGGTCGGAGGACCGGATCTTCTTCCCGTTCTCATTCGGGCCGTTCGTGGGGTTCTGGAGCGGCTGGGAAGGCGCCCGCAAGGTGGGCGCCCTGGCCATCTCCGGCGGCGGACAGAGCACGCAGCAGCGACTCAAGAGCCTCATGGACTACGGCGCCACCGTGCTCGTGTGCACCCCCACCTACGCGCTGCACATGGCGGCGGAGGCGCGCCGGGCGGGCATGGACCTGGCGCGGGATTCCGCCGTGCGGGTTACGGTGCACGCGGGTGAGCCCGGCGCGAGCATCGCGTCGACGAAGCAGCGCATCGAGGAAGCGTGGGGCGCCCGCTGCTTCGACCACACGGGCGCCACCGAGGTGGGCGCTTTCGGTTTCGCCTGCGAGGCTCTGGCGGCGGGGGTCCACGTCAACGAGGACGAGTTCATCGCCGAGGTGGTGGATCCGGAGAGCGGCGCGCCGTTGCCGGCCGGCGCCCGCGGCGAGCTGGTGCTGACCAACCTGGGCCGGGTCGGTAGCCCGGTCATCCGCTACCGCACGGGCGACCTGGTGGAGCCGCGGCGCGGGACGTGCGCGTGCGGACGCGATTCGCTGGTGTTGCAGGGGGGTGTTCTCGGGCGCGTGGATGATATGGTGGTGGTGCGGGGAGTGAACGTGTTCCCGAGCGCGGTGGAAGGTATCGTCCGGCGGTTCCCCGAGGTGGAGGAGTTCCGCGTGGACGTGGTGCAGAGCGAGGGAATGGCCGAGTTGAAGATCACCGTGGAGCCGGGCGCGGCGGGAGCGCCGGCCGGGCTCGGGGAAGGCGTCGTCGAGTCCGTCCGGGACAACCTGCACATCCGCCCGGCGGTGGAGGTGGTGGCGCCGGGGACTCTCCCCCGTTTCGAGTTGAAGGCCAGGAGGTTCTTTCGAAGTTGA
- a CDS encoding (2Fe-2S)-binding protein gives MSDSETITGKRLMRLRVNGELHEVAGHVTHSLLEVLREEMGLTGTKHGCELGECGTCTVLVDGEPIYSCLMLAVEAEDREVTTVEGLARQGRPHPLQRAFSDLGAAQCGYCIPGILLAAKALLDKQSEPARADIEEALSGNLCRCTGYTKIIEAVEQAVQEMRGEEGTRA, from the coding sequence ATGTCCGACAGCGAGACCATCACCGGCAAGCGCCTGATGCGCCTGCGGGTCAACGGCGAGTTGCACGAGGTGGCGGGCCACGTGACCCACAGCCTGCTGGAGGTGCTCCGGGAGGAAATGGGTCTAACCGGCACCAAGCACGGGTGCGAGTTGGGGGAGTGCGGCACGTGCACGGTGCTGGTGGACGGCGAGCCCATCTACTCGTGCCTGATGCTGGCGGTGGAGGCCGAGGACCGGGAAGTCACGACGGTGGAGGGCCTCGCCCGGCAGGGCCGGCCGCATCCCTTGCAGCGGGCGTTCTCGGACTTGGGCGCGGCCCAGTGCGGCTACTGCATTCCCGGCATCCTGCTGGCGGCCAAGGCGCTGCTGGACAAGCAGTCCGAACCCGCGCGCGCCGACATCGAGGAGGCGCTTTCGGGCAACCTGTGCCGCTGTACGGGCTACACCAAGATCATCGAAGCGGTGGAGCAGGCGGTCCAGGAAATGCGGGGCGAAGAGGGTACGCGCGCATGA
- a CDS encoding VOC family protein produces the protein MARLKHIAIRTEDVLKTAAFYKAAFDLDEVGKGRSGVYLSDGHVNLAILNLKTPASRAGVDHLGFQVDDLEGTVARVTELGGRLTETAPGTPGEDPAQPRSYFEVKVAGPDGQEIDVSDGGWAGAHGERRDE, from the coding sequence ATGGCGCGACTCAAGCACATTGCGATAAGGACCGAAGACGTTCTGAAGACCGCGGCCTTCTACAAGGCGGCGTTCGATCTTGATGAGGTGGGCAAGGGCCGGTCCGGCGTGTACCTCTCCGACGGCCACGTCAACCTGGCGATCCTGAACCTCAAGACGCCCGCGTCCCGCGCGGGCGTGGACCACCTGGGCTTCCAGGTGGACGACCTGGAAGGGACCGTGGCGCGCGTCACCGAGCTGGGCGGGCGGCTCACGGAGACGGCTCCGGGAACCCCGGGGGAGGACCCGGCTCAACCGCGGTCGTACTTCGAGGTCAAGGTCGCCGGGCCGGACGGGCAGGAGATCGACGTGTCCGACGGCGGATGGGCCGGGGCTCACGGGGAGCGACGGGATGAATGA
- a CDS encoding molybdopterin-dependent oxidoreductase, which yields MKKNGFSVIGKPLPRIDGPAKCAGDTRYADDMVLPRMLFSRLLRSPHPHALVHGVSARRALELPGVHAVITGADVPTKFGIMPSTQDEEALAVDKVRYVGDPVAAVAAASEDAAEEALRLIDVDYEVLDPILSIEGALAAEDHRIHTWNRRANIQKAVSFEFGDVEAGFAEADEIFEGTYFFQGNTHLPMEQYCALASYTPAGKLTLWSSTQTPHYVHRALSRVLGLPMGHIRVVATPVGGGFGGKSDPFSHEIAVAKLAMITGRPVKITLNREESFYVHRGRHPVKMWMRTGVKRDGTLTGMWFRSFLDGGGYSSYGLATVYYTGALQTVTYELPAYKFEGVRVFTNKPPCGPKRGHGTPQPRFAMEVQLDEIAEKLGLDPVEMRLKQVVAPDSVTVNGLRVSTIGLRECIEKVAERSGWKDKHRALPEGHGIGFAASSYISGAGLPIYWNDMPHSGVQLRADRGGGVTVFCGSTDIGQGSDSILAFAVAEELGLQPEDVRVVTADTDLTPVDLGSYSSRVTVMTGNAAIQACGHLKERLFEVASEVLEVPADDLEMEEGQVRSRSLPDRGLAFAECVERAETRFGTLGATGSYRPPRHPGDYKGAGVGPTPSYSYSAAVVELHCDADSGEIRIDKVWIAHDCGRAFNPLWVEGQVEGSVYMALGEVLMEEQIFRKSGVHKIPSILEYKSPTTLETPPIETILVETDDPEGPFGAKEAGQGPLLPVIPAVANAVFDAVGVRIHEIPITPDKILRALDQRLKDPTVPDFAFPTPIRWTPGQGVEVPQKS from the coding sequence ATGAAGAAGAACGGTTTCTCGGTCATCGGCAAGCCGCTTCCGCGCATCGACGGTCCGGCCAAGTGTGCGGGCGACACGCGTTACGCCGACGACATGGTGCTGCCACGCATGCTGTTCTCCCGGCTGCTGCGGAGCCCGCACCCCCACGCCCTGGTGCATGGCGTCTCGGCGCGGCGCGCGCTGGAGCTGCCCGGCGTGCACGCGGTCATCACCGGCGCCGACGTTCCCACCAAGTTCGGCATCATGCCTTCCACCCAGGACGAGGAGGCGCTGGCGGTGGACAAGGTGCGCTACGTCGGCGACCCGGTGGCGGCGGTGGCGGCTGCCAGCGAGGACGCGGCGGAGGAGGCGCTCCGCCTCATCGACGTGGACTACGAAGTGCTCGACCCCATCCTGTCCATCGAGGGCGCGCTGGCGGCCGAGGACCACCGCATCCACACCTGGAACCGGCGCGCCAACATCCAGAAGGCGGTGTCCTTCGAGTTCGGTGACGTGGAGGCCGGCTTCGCGGAGGCGGACGAGATCTTCGAGGGAACGTATTTCTTCCAGGGCAACACCCACCTGCCCATGGAGCAGTACTGCGCGCTGGCCAGCTACACTCCCGCCGGCAAGCTGACCCTGTGGTCCTCCACCCAGACGCCGCACTACGTGCACCGGGCGCTGTCCCGGGTCCTGGGCCTGCCCATGGGTCACATCCGGGTCGTCGCCACACCGGTGGGCGGCGGCTTCGGCGGCAAGAGCGACCCTTTCTCCCACGAGATCGCGGTGGCCAAGCTGGCCATGATCACCGGGCGGCCGGTGAAGATCACCCTCAACCGGGAGGAGTCGTTCTACGTGCACCGGGGACGCCATCCGGTGAAGATGTGGATGCGCACGGGGGTCAAGCGCGACGGCACCCTCACGGGCATGTGGTTCCGCTCGTTCCTGGACGGCGGCGGCTACAGCAGCTACGGCCTGGCCACGGTCTACTACACGGGCGCGCTGCAAACGGTGACCTACGAGCTGCCGGCCTACAAGTTCGAGGGCGTGCGCGTGTTCACCAACAAGCCGCCGTGCGGCCCCAAGCGCGGCCACGGCACCCCGCAGCCGCGCTTCGCCATGGAGGTGCAACTCGACGAGATCGCCGAGAAGCTGGGACTGGACCCCGTGGAGATGCGCCTCAAGCAGGTGGTGGCGCCCGACAGCGTCACGGTGAACGGGCTGCGGGTTTCGACCATCGGCCTGCGGGAATGCATCGAGAAGGTGGCCGAGCGCTCGGGCTGGAAGGACAAGCACCGGGCGCTGCCCGAGGGCCACGGCATCGGCTTCGCCGCCAGCTCCTACATCAGCGGCGCGGGCCTGCCCATCTACTGGAACGACATGCCCCACTCCGGGGTGCAACTCCGGGCGGACCGGGGCGGCGGCGTCACCGTCTTCTGCGGCTCCACCGACATCGGCCAGGGCTCGGACTCGATCCTGGCCTTCGCCGTGGCCGAGGAGCTGGGGCTTCAGCCCGAGGACGTGCGCGTGGTGACCGCCGACACGGACCTCACTCCGGTGGACCTGGGCAGCTATTCCAGCCGGGTCACGGTGATGACGGGCAACGCCGCCATCCAGGCCTGCGGCCACCTCAAGGAGCGCCTGTTCGAGGTGGCCTCGGAGGTGCTGGAGGTGCCCGCGGACGACCTGGAGATGGAGGAAGGGCAGGTGCGCAGCCGCAGCCTGCCGGACCGGGGCCTGGCCTTCGCCGAGTGTGTGGAGCGGGCGGAGACCCGCTTCGGCACCCTGGGCGCCACCGGCAGCTACCGGCCGCCGCGCCACCCGGGCGACTACAAGGGCGCCGGGGTCGGCCCCACGCCGTCGTACAGCTACTCCGCCGCGGTGGTGGAGCTCCACTGTGACGCCGACAGCGGCGAGATCCGCATCGACAAGGTGTGGATCGCCCACGACTGCGGCCGCGCCTTCAACCCCTTGTGGGTGGAGGGGCAGGTGGAGGGCAGCGTGTACATGGCCCTGGGCGAGGTGCTGATGGAGGAGCAGATCTTCCGCAAGTCGGGGGTGCACAAGATCCCCTCCATCCTCGAATACAAGAGCCCCACCACGCTGGAGACGCCGCCCATCGAGACCATCCTGGTGGAGACCGACGACCCCGAGGGTCCCTTCGGCGCCAAGGAGGCGGGCCAGGGGCCGCTGCTGCCGGTGATCCCGGCCGTTGCCAACGCGGTGTTCGATGCGGTGGGGGTGCGCATTCACGAGATCCCCATCACCCCGGACAAGATCCTGCGCGCGCTGGACCAGCGCCTCAAGGACCCCACGGTGCCGGACTTCGCGTTTCCCACGCCCATCCGCTGGACGCCGGGGCAGGGGGTCGAGGTGCCCCAGAAGAGCTGA
- a CDS encoding methionyl-tRNA formyltransferase, with the protein MRIVIHGQQAFGKAVLERLAAGADELVGVFCPPDQEGRPVDPLKEAALERGLPVRQPPTWKTDDALDLFKSFQPELCVMAYVTLLLPRRVLEAPGLGTIQYHPSLLPLHRGPSSINWARIMGDAKTGLSIFWPDEGLDEGPILLQKEVEIGRDDTVGSLYFGKLFPMGVDAVAEAVELVRSGTAPRIEQDHGRATYESWCGEEDAEVDWSRPAEEVHRLICGTDPQPGAWTTVGGKKLNLYGSRMREGSGAAGEILELSDAGMAVAAGEASVWVQRVRAHDSRAKVAAAEYAEQAGLRPGSRLG; encoded by the coding sequence ATGCGCATTGTAATCCACGGACAACAGGCGTTCGGCAAGGCCGTGCTGGAACGGCTTGCGGCCGGGGCCGACGAGTTGGTTGGGGTTTTTTGTCCGCCGGACCAAGAGGGCCGGCCCGTGGACCCGCTCAAGGAAGCAGCGCTGGAGCGCGGGCTGCCGGTGCGCCAACCCCCGACCTGGAAAACGGACGACGCGCTGGACCTGTTCAAGTCCTTCCAGCCCGAACTGTGCGTCATGGCCTACGTGACGCTGCTGTTGCCGCGGCGCGTGCTCGAGGCGCCCGGGCTGGGCACGATCCAGTACCATCCCTCCCTGTTGCCGTTGCACCGCGGACCCAGCTCCATCAACTGGGCGCGCATCATGGGGGACGCCAAGACGGGCCTCAGCATTTTCTGGCCCGACGAGGGCTTGGACGAAGGGCCGATCCTGCTCCAGAAGGAGGTGGAGATCGGCCGGGACGACACCGTGGGCAGCCTCTACTTCGGCAAGCTCTTTCCCATGGGTGTCGACGCCGTCGCGGAAGCGGTGGAACTGGTGCGCTCGGGTACGGCTCCACGCATCGAGCAGGACCACGGCCGGGCCACTTACGAGAGTTGGTGCGGCGAGGAGGACGCGGAGGTGGACTGGTCCCGGCCGGCGGAGGAGGTGCACCGCCTGATCTGCGGCACCGATCCCCAGCCCGGCGCATGGACCACCGTGGGCGGGAAAAAGCTGAACCTGTACGGCAGCCGGATGAGGGAGGGTTCCGGCGCGGCCGGAGAAATCCTCGAGCTTTCGGACGCAGGCATGGCGGTGGCGGCTGGTGAGGCGAGCGTGTGGGTGCAGCGGGTGAGGGCGCACGATTCCCGTGCCAAGGTCGCGGCCGCCGAGTACGCCGAACAGGCCGGCCTTCGTCCTGGATCGCGCCTGGGCTGA